Proteins from one Mycobacterium sp. EPa45 genomic window:
- a CDS encoding cytidine deaminase, translating to MTGEIEWNLLRAKAIDAATNAYAPYSRFPVGAAGLVDDGRVITGCNVENVSYGLGLCAECAVVCALVSGGGGRLIAVAVVDGRGAALMPCGRCRQLLLEHGGPDLLIDHSDSPRRLAELLPDAFGPDDLARMEREKP from the coding sequence ATGACCGGTGAAATCGAATGGAACCTCTTGCGCGCCAAGGCAATTGATGCAGCGACGAACGCCTACGCGCCATATTCACGGTTCCCGGTCGGGGCCGCTGGGTTGGTCGATGACGGCCGCGTCATCACCGGCTGCAATGTGGAGAATGTCTCATATGGCCTAGGTCTCTGCGCCGAGTGCGCAGTGGTCTGCGCCCTGGTCTCCGGAGGTGGCGGACGGCTGATCGCCGTGGCAGTCGTCGACGGTCGTGGCGCCGCCCTGATGCCGTGCGGGCGCTGCAGGCAGCTCCTTCTCGAGCACGGCGGTCCGGATCTGCTCATCGATCATTCCGACAGCCCGCGTCGGCTGGCCGAACTGCTGCCCGACGCGTTCGGCCCCGACGACCTTGCCCGGATGGAGCGGGAAAAGCCGTGA